Genomic DNA from Xiphophorus couchianus chromosome 12, X_couchianus-1.0, whole genome shotgun sequence:
TGCACAGTGTTTGTTGATACCATATCCTAAAAATTGCGTAATGTGCAAGGAGTAAATAATGACCTATATTTGAACATGAAGTGGCAGCATATTTTGGCTTCACATATTTGAAATTGACCCACTTTTCTGATAACGCCATCAGTGACTCACAAAATGGGATGAGCCAAAGAACATGAACGTAATCGCTGTTCATGACCGCTCCAAATGGCGGACAAACATTACATCATATGCCTTCTTCCTCCATCTTTCCATTTTTGAAGGGTCCTGTCAAACAAACAGAGGCACAACAACACATATCTGTCCGTTTCTCTTGCAGCAGACCCCATGAAGATGATtggtctctctgtgtgtttgtttctgattctgTGCAGGTCGACCCAGATAAAAACATACTCTTGGGATAATGCTCAGGTAGTGCTGGCTGGAAATAAGTGTGATATGGAGGAAGAGAGAGTGGTCTCGGTGGATAGTGGCCGCCTGCTGGCTGAACAATTGGGTAGGTTGTACAACAACATCCTCAGCCACAggtattttaaattattaggCAACACAATGAAAGAGTTGCATACAAACTGTATGCACCACCCTGCAGAAGTTTACGTCCGTTTTGAACTTTCTCACATTCTGCCATGTTATTATGACAAACCTTAGCGTACATTATTAGAAAACAATTGGATAAACCTACATACATATACAATTTATCGTTTAAGATGCTGAGAGAAAGATGATCAGTGGTTTCCAAAAAAGTCTGTAAAGTGCAGAtaactctttgttttcttttctgtaggTTTTGAGTTCTTTGAGACGAGTGCAAAAGACAACATCAACGTCAAGCAGACGTTCGAACGTCTCGTCGACCTAATTTGTGACAAGATGTCTGAGAGCTTGGACACTGATCCGGCTGTCACCACGGGAGCCCCCACCGCCAAACTGACAGACAGCGCTCCACCCCTCCAGCAGCCTGGATGCAACTGTTAGTGGCCGGCAGTAGAAAGCTGTCGGGGCAGGAGAGTGCAGGAGGTCCGCGCTCTGCCAGAACCGCCCTCACCGGACTGCAGTTCAAAGCCTGTTTAGTAGTAAAAATTGCAAAGGCTGCTGCTTTATCTCCCAAACGTTATCACCTTATATAATAAGCAAGTACAGTCATTACTAATGTAAAACATATAACATCACAGGTTATCTAGACTATAGGGAATCAGCATCCTTCAGCTAGTTAGTTTGATAATAAACCAATCCTGTCTGGCAGGACTTGAAATAGTTCAACACTTAAACTTACACAGGTTGTCCTTCAGACCTTTAATATCTTTATGAATACCTATACAAGAAATAGAATCAGTGAGTGCTTTAATATGTCTATGAAGTTTTCTGTATGGTGCAAATCGTCCTTTTATTCTGGGTAATTTTGACTCCTAGAGCGGCCAAATCTAGGATTTAGCGCACTAGGCGATGTAGCGGCTTTCCTTTGTGTAACGACTGTCATAATAAGCCTCTGGCTGTGACTGTGCAGTAAGTGAGTGTGGATTTGCATGAGTGTGTCATGTCATGTTGCCATTGATTAATCAACTaccttttggggaaaaaagtggCCTTTCAGCATCTCCAACTCGGCCTCTGTTAGTCCCTCTGTAAGTCCTGCTTCCTGTTGGAATGAACTGAGTCTGTGTAACTGATGGGAGTACAGTTTCACCCTTTTGCTGTATGTAGATGTGTGGATTCTTTAATAAGTATCTGAAAAGCAACTCAATCATTATCCTCAGCCTTTAAATGTTTGATGCAAAGAGCATGCTGCCAAAAGGTCAAACATGTGTGCAGTTTTATCTGAAGATAGGCCTTACCCAAAGCTCCTCATCCTCAACTCCATTTCATCGAAGCACAGTAAAGCATTCTGATAAAAGCAGATGATGCGTCCTGGCATGGAATAAACAGCCATAATTTCTTATTCAGCATGACTTGTGCTGTAAAATTGAACCCCTtctttaaaaagaggaaaacaagatgtatgttgcttaaaaaaaaaaaaaaatcagaaatatacaCCACCTTTGTCTTTAATAAATCTGTGCCGTGTAAAAGTCGGAAGTAGTTCAAAAATTCAAAGTTTCGAGTTCATctcataaattcataaaaaaaaagtgccaaaaACATTACGGTTCAACTAACCTCTTAACTGTCACGCTCAAAATACTTACATATAAGTTAGTGAGTCCGTGAGGAGACTGGTGTCCTCATGACAGTTAAGGGGTTTAAACATTGTTGGTTGCTTGTTGCATAAggaaacaaaactacaaaaatgtaaaaaaaaaatttaaaaaaatgcatgaagTCAGTCCTGACGTATCGGTGTAGAATTATACTCTGAGACACTGTAAATATCACTCTGTCTTACAGATTTAGGAGCATTGTCATGGCACTCGCTGTGAAATGCAATGGGCCAACAAGTGCAATATTTTATGGATGAAACCCTGTAAATAGTTTCCTTCTGTCATCTTGTCCAACAGCTCCATCTGCAGTTTGAGAGAGAAAATAGGATGGCGTAGTTTTGAACATGCTGTGTGCTCTCTGAAATGAGTGGGAGCTTCACTGACAACCTGCAGCCACTGAACGTTTGGTGTCATGTGTATAGTGGACATAAAAGACTAGAGACcctgtttaaaatgtctgatttttgaTCTGAGATGATGAGATCAAGATAAATCCTTTCAGAATGTTCCACTAGAACCCAGTttcagctgaaaacaaacacCCCAAAGCATtgtgctgccaccaccgtgtgcTACTGTGGGTATCTTATTTTGGTGATGTGCATTGATATTTTGTGCCATACAGAAAGTTCAACCAAAAGATCATAACACATTTTCCAACATATTTTTGGggacatttaaatgttttttttgtgctaaatttATATTGACTGggatggtttaaaaaaatgctttatgtcCTCCCACCCTATCCGATGTCTCTATGTTGCTACACGCATAGCAGACAGTTCTTTAGCATATTCTTTACACTTTATATAGTTCTCTTAATAGCCTGCCtaagaacttttctttttattattttggtggtacatccagtttttgatcatatttaatgttttgcaaattCTTCTTGTAACTCATGCTGTTTGACAATGAGATCCATCTGATGCTTTGGAAGCTGTTTGCAACGCGTGTGGTTTTCTGTGGAAAAGTCTAAAACAAAGGCTGAACTTTATTTGATGTGGATCAGACTTTAAATGATGGCAGATGTGTATTGATTCCAATTTAATGTGGGCTGGAATGTGGCCACTAATTCCGAGCACATCCGCGTCCAGTGTTTTATGAAAGTGAGCAGACTGGTGCAGCCAGATTATGGGAGTCAGATTGTTTTTAACATGGTTtttaaggtcagaggtcacattaTAGGGGTAAATATTCTGAAATTATCTATCTTGACATCACAAAAACCTCCCACTTTAACAGGGGTGTAGACCtttcatatttacttttagTGTGTGGATGGGCGTacatgtgcgtgtgtgtgtatatatgtctGTCTGCCATATTGAAGAGACGAATTAGAGCTCTATAGTGTATTGTTTGTGTATACCTTTTTGTACAATTGTATTTGCGTACTGTATGCTGTTCCTGCTAACTGTTGGGTGTTGACTGAACTTCTGTTATGTCAAAATGCAGTGTTGTTGTGCAAATAGTCAGGGAGATAACCTAGTCGATGCCATATGCTGTACTGTTAACACAAGAAAAGGGATACACTTAAACTTACACACAAAGTGTGTTTGTTAACATATGTGTACGTCTTATAACATGTTGGAATAAATTATAGTAGATCCCAAGAAAAGATTCATTTCATAGAGAAAAACAGTCAAtcggaaaaataaaatctcattttagaAACCTTTACATATAACTGAATATATTTCTTGGAGTGCAAGCAAAAAtgaaattgtatgtttttgagattataggaaataaattcagattctATGACGGGGTCTCCGTTTCATCTGTCTGACTGTGATAAAGCACGATAGGGGGCGCTGGAGGCTAGTGAATAGTGTGCAGACCTCTGTCTCAGCAGCTTTATTCAGTTGATGCAGTGGAAGTGGCCTTTTAGCAAGACAAAGTGCGCCACCTAGTGTTAAAATGAGATCTCTACAATCTCTTATATTTGCTCTTCctgtcagacatttttatcAGTCAAAATTATAACACATGCTCAAATACACGCATACATACGTtgatatatgaaaaatattcacatttgtAACCTTCAGCTAGCTTCTGGCATCTTCTACTTATAACTGGCTATTCTCTAAAGTGGAAAAGCTCATTAAAATAGGTTGATTTCATGGTAACCCAATCCTCTGATCTTTAAGGAAAGGGCTATGGGGAGGTAATTAAATAAGCTTAATGTTAGACACTATTATTCATTCTAAAGCATTTTCACATCTTTATGACAAAACTATTAGAACAGTCTATCTAAAGATTTTCCCACCAGACTCAAAGTATTTCTCTTCAGGTGACACCAAAATGGTTAGGGTGCTCAGCAACAACCAGGTTCAATCCATTCAAAAGCAACAAGATACTGATACATTGGCGTCACAGTTCACCATAAAGCATATTTTCTATACTTTACAACAAAGAAATAGGCCCCTGCTCCAGATACCCACTCTTTCAATACTAAAGTATGCAGCTGTCAACATGAACAATCCCAATGACCTacttgaaaagattttttattgtcactagtggcctttatttgagagatCAGACAAGAAAGTGGATAATGAGAGAGCGAGAAGACGTGCAGCAAAAGTCATCAGCCTGGGACTCAAACCTGTGACGCCCACATAGAGGACTATGGCCTCCATACATGGGTGATTCGTCGCCGCCGCACCATGGCAGCACCCTCCTTCAAAAGATTTTCATGTTCACCAGCAACAAAGATGAAGAGttttggtcaaaataacaataataaagttTGGAAAAATTAAGCttccaaaccaaaaataaaaggtaTATAGgaccatttttaataaaaaaattaatgccAATGTTTACTATagtcaaaagaaaatgagtCAGCCAAAATGGACAGTCAGAACAGCACAACTTGGTATAGGACAATAAAAACCCGGCTGCAAAGAAATAGTTCTTACTAGTTACTAGGTCTTACTTTATCAAATGTAATCATAACCTGCATAGCAAACCTTTAGGGTTAAAGGTTTGCTATGTATCTCTTTAACCCTAACTCTAGGGTTAAACCTTTAACCCTGAAGGTTTGCTATGTATCTCTTGTatccataaaataaatcaaattcttATAAAGTGTAAActtgaagaaaacatgtttaaatttatAAGGAAAGTAACTAAACTTACTTAATTATACATAAGACATCTCTTGAATTGATACAGAAATTTGCTCCTGTGTCTCAGGCGgcctcaaataaaataaaaacatttgaaacaataaCAAGCAACCAGTGAGTAGGCAGAATCAAcccatgcttttatttattccattgcatataaaaacttttttcattcttttttgtttgttttgtagataAAGTCGTATGATCTACAGTGCTATCCAATAGACTGCGATTAACAAGGAAtccattaaaataacattttaattgtcCCGTGAAACGTCCAGACAAGTTGGCATTCTAAAgacaaaaccccaaaaaataATTGTCCTGAAGaccatttcttgttttctgaagttacagtttgtgttttccttgcacaccttaaaaaaatagaacacaTAATGAGAAAAGAACCCACTATTTCCATTGGTCCAGGGCTGTTTAAAatctacagtatgtgtgtcAAAATAAGAGTCCCGCTTTCAGGACAATGGTGCAGTCCCCCCAACCCCCCACCCATTTTCTCCAGTACAGAAATATAACAGACCCCTCTTCTGTCCAGGCAGAAACATGTCAGTGGTTCTGGATATTGCAGATCACGTGAGTGGAAGTGTGAGCCGAGCATGGATGAGCAACACATCGTCAAGTGTTTCAGCCAGAATTAATGCAGCAGTGGCTGAACGTGCAGATGTGTCCCAAAGCCTCTGTGCTTCGGATGGCCGTAGTCGAGCACCAACTACACATTGCTGTAACGCCCCATTCAGTGTTTGGTAAAAATTTAAGCTGTGATTCAATCAGAAATCTGACATAtggatttatatatatatagagagagagtcATTCGACAGCTTGAGTCTCGTCTTTTGAGTGTAGAGGCAGAGCGTAAGTACAGTGTGAGCCGTTCAGACCAGGTCTACAGCAAAATACGAGTCTTTGACATCCAGCTACAGGCCACAATCACTCATGCAGTGAATGTATGGCTTGTGGTTAACCTGAACGCCTCAACAAACCTCTGCCCCTAAGTGtgactgatgaaaaaaaaaaaggcatcttTTCTCCACAAGTCGTCAGGCCAACCAAAGCCAAGCAATTCACCAAATGCAGCAAAGGAGAactagagaataaaaaaattaaaaaggctaaaaagTGTATGATGTGTTAAATTTTAAGGCACAGCCCATGGGCCAAGGAacagcttcttttttaaaaaaacaatttggctttcccctctctctctgtctcttctttCTGAGCTAGTTCTCAGGTGAGCAACAAGTCGATGGAGCCTTTTCtattctttccttctttttttttcaccaaagcTCGTGTTAATAAACATTCTCTCAACAAGAGGTACATAATACAGCCACGCCATCACCAAAAGGGATGATAAGAATCAACCATTTACAGCAAACTGCATTATGATAGtaataacattaataattatatattatatacagcacaataaatatatgtttgtaAACAGCAATAAACCAGAAATTCTTATTACAGGTAAGGGCATTGGGTGAggatgaaaagaataaaataaaataaaacattggcacaaaataaaagttaaatattttttctcttaaatggCATATCAGTAAAACAAGACCCTCTTTGAAAAAGCAGTGTgcagtatttaattttttttttaccttttattttctcttaaattaGTTAATATTgtccaaaatatgtttttttgtacaagGGGAAACGAAAAAAGTGAATTTAGGTGTAATAACTGGCAAGCTTGTGTTATCTATGCTACAGTGAAATATCGACTGTACCAcctttatatttcaaaaacaactaGAAAAATATATAGCAATAAATAACAGCTTCGAGttagaatgagaaaaaaacgtAGTTTGAAACGTAAAAGAGGAGACAATGATGTTAAGCCTGCATTCAACAAGGAGTCAGTGTTTGAATgggttaaaaatatttaaggagATGGTATGCAAATGTATTAGTGCATTTGAATACAAGGgaatctcaataaattagaatatcattaagaaaattatttaaaaatcattttcaaaaaatcattttgatttattaaacaataaacaacatcaaaaTTTCAGCTAATTTAGCTGAATATGCTTTACAGTTAATTCCAATCCAAGCTTCTCAAAAATGTATCCCTGTGACTTgtgcagtttttccttccacttgaaTTTTCTATCCATATTCTCTCTGGCTCTCTGTGGTGAGCCAGCTTATTTAAAACCGACACAGCGCGGCATAGCGTCCTTGTGGATATCACCGGATGTCTGCTTCCCCACAATagtgtaaaaatgtatataacatttctctatttattactcctatttttatttatctaatttaGTATGCTGATTTTTCTACAAACTAAGTTAGGATTTTCCTATAATAATCaacaaaattaactgaaataaatacattaagcTCattactgtttcacattttgaagtgaattgctgaaataaatgaacttttcagtgATACAGTAATTTACGGAGATGCACCTGTATCAATGTAGAGAATTGTCTTATCTGATATTTATGCTGTACAGCTGATTGTCTTGTTGAAAGCAAAGACAGTAAACTGGAGTTAATGGCAGGAATCTGATGAAAAATGAATCGCTGAAGGCTAAAGATAAGCAGCAGGTGCCGATGTATAAACCAAGTCAAAcagctaagaaaataaaactaatttctctTTACTTTGTTATAAAATCACCCCAGTCATTTTCAACACCATTACTATTTCTAAACATTTGGAGCACTAGTCAAACCTCTAAAAAAGGTGCTTTTTGTAATAACTACAAAGCATTGCATTGTCTCAGGATGTGTTCAAAAGAACTATaggcaacaataaaaacatttaagggCTTACTCCAGGTTATAAACGACTCCCATGAGAAGCAAAGCACAAGACCTCAGGTTTCTGCTTCCTTCTCAGAGAAgattttctccaaaaataagagttaccaaaaagaaaatacagattttaagaCACAGAACTAATTGAATACAAGTATAGTGGTATAGGAGTATAAATGCCGTTGGAGCTCTTTTGAACAGCTTCCAAAAGCTTTACATCTGACACATGTCTCCCTCTACGTTTCTACAAGGTTCCTCAACTTCTCTGACAGCAAAATTAAACTCTAGAAatagaaaatatctgaatcTTACATACAATAccgaaaaacaaaacaaaacaaaaaactagagGTTTAGGACAGCATCATGGTGgttcagattttagtttttgtcagtCAGGTTATGGAGGAAGACTTCCACATGGCAAATGTGGTTCAAAAAGCTCCCAAATGTGCTGCAGCGACCTGTCGGGTTTTGAGCAAAAACATTCTTTCTAATTTATTGTGGAAGTGGGAGAACATGAACAaggagaaatataaaaataaaagggagACTCTCACCAATAACTGACCCTTTGGAGTTATTGGCActtcataaaacataaagacaCAGGTGAACTTTCTGGTGAGGCTGAGAcggaagcaaaaaaaacaaaacaaaacaaaacaaaaacagatgtgatGTATGAGCAGCACTGAGGAGACTGTCCGCGTCTACAACTAAAGACTGTAAGGAGGAGGTGGAAGTAAAGACACACCACTTCAGTACGAATGGGAATGAAAGGGAGTTCTTCCTGAGTGCAAAAAAACTTGAAGTAGTACCAATGGGCGTGTCTAAATAAAGGAGACGAGAGGAGTAACCCAGGGTGAGGAGCAGCGCACGCTTTGGAAACACAGACgtataaaaaacagatttcacaaaactcaaaaaatatttattctataAATAATAATCTGTCATTACTAAGAGGAGCAGTTAATCGAAGGCTGTCTATAACTGCTATGTGTCGGGGGATTTCTTCTCCTCTTCGTCCTCTGCCACCTCTTCATCTGCAACACACGGCTCTGAGCAGGGGGTCTCCCCCTCCTCTTCTGCATCCCCCTcttcatcgtcatcatcatcctcctcccccacctgttCGTCCAAAGGTATCTCTGTTGATTCGGAGTCCTGCGTACAGAGTGTTTTAGAGTCAGTACAgctgttttcctcttcttcttcctcctcctcctccggctGGCTGCCACTGTCCTTTTCAGTGTCGGACTCCCCGTCCTCCTCCAAGGTCAGCTCAAACTGGAACTTGTCTGCTCCTGGGGGTCGAGTGCCGTCCTCTGGCTTGTCTAAAGCTGGAGATGGACTTTGGGGGATAGTGCTTTGGTACCACTCTCTATTGTCCTCCAATGTGTCCAAGATGTCTTGTGCGTCCGGATGGACAAGGTCAGCCCACGTCTCCCACAGGGGGTGGACGATATAGTCTATGAACCCAACCTGCAATAGAAATGAGGCTCAGTCAGTGTTGAATTGCTATGCATGTAgggaacatctttttttttttttttgccatcctGGAATCCTCACCTGGCTCTTTTCTACAGAGGCGTTGTGTTTGTCACACATGGGGCTGATCTCCAtccccctctccctctctctgtcccCTTGGCTGAAGAACTCCTCCATGATGCGGTCCGTCCACTGTCGGTACAGCTGAAGAGGCTTGGTGGGGTTGCTTAGGTCAGCACAGTGGACCATGTTCTGGAGAACCTGAACCCAGACAAAATCTGTCAGTTTCCCCCTGATAGGCTCTGACTGATGATCACCAGGTCAAACACATTCATTAAATAGATTAAAACCAGAGTGGACTATTTTTCATTATGCATTGCGAGAATTAAAGCTTAATTACAGCCATGATCCTACATGTTTACAGGGGAAGTATGAAATGACTCACTAAGTAACACTTAGCAAATTGAGGCATTTTGCTAAGTGAGTAAAGTGGAGTTATCCCCCAAACCATTTAGATGTTTTGCAGCCTTCAGAGTGACATTTATAAAGAGGCAGAGGATGTATTGGGTGTTGCAGTCGGTTTGGTTTGTCCTGTGATCTGCTCTGCatctaaaactcaaaaatgCCCAAATTTACAATTCAGGAGAGTTTCTTCTCTAAGTTTTATATGCAGGCAATTAgcagaactgaaataaaacatgagcaGAAGTATCAACGAGTCAtaccacaacaaaacaaagagtgaaTATGCAAGCTTTAGCTTAAATCACAGCATAAGCAAGACAGAAGTTAATTGATGGCTGTAGCTGTTTGGTTTGAATTAGATATTGGTTTAGAAGTAAGGGATGAAGTTGTCAGAACATCATTTTAGCTTTCATAACCCCAATAACCCATGATGGAAATTGACATTTCAGGGCTATCATGAAGAAGACCTGGTTTTGGATAGAAAATAGATATCTGAATATCACTGGTGAGTGAATAACGCAAGACAAAATCACAATACTAATCTAAAGCAAGCAATATcgttatttattgtttttacaggcATCAAGTTTTCAAGCATTTATATTGCTTGAGTTAATAGACTTGAACATACTATAAGACCGATCCTGTCAGAaatcataataattaaaaaaaaccagattattattgttttattttactttttttctggaCATTGAAGCTCACCTGTATCCTGTCGGAGTAATTGTCCAGCAGCAACACACCGGAGCTGGTCACTTTCTTTGTTTCCACCATCGTCTTCAGGTCAGCCAGCAGATTCATATGTTTGGACATGTCTGTTGCTAGCACCTAGGAACccccagaagaagaaaaaagaaaacagagcacACTCAgctcaatgttttgtttttggcaacaaaacaacaacttcttTTGTGATCATGGAACTTACAATGTCAATGACCATCTTTCGCAGTGATTGTCGCTGTTTTTTGGTCAAGTTTTGGAAGATGTCACAGTTCTCCTCTTGCAGTAGCTTGAAACCAACTGCTAAATGGTGGTTCTCCAACACTGATGAGTCATTGTACATCAAGGCTAGCTCTGAATCTGCAGGGAAGACAGAATCAATTATTTTAGGTGTTATGTTTAAGTAGAAAAATGTGACTTATGCTCTGTGAAACGAGCACCATCACGTTTCATACAGATAGCTTTCCTTTACCAGCTTTAGCTGCTCTGACTATTGGAACGTAATAATGTGAAAGAGGATCAGAGAGAAGAAAGGGGATCCTTATCTGTTGCTCTTTTGGTTGACAGAAGATCGGTCGGGTGACTCCTAACTAGGATGACTCATACCGTCTTTACTGCAGGGATTCCCTATTTGGGCTTTCAGGGAAACGCTGCACAGTTTGTGTATGTTTATGTGAGGCATATGAGACTGGACTGTGTCTATTCTGCACTGATTAGAAACAGTCTTTTGCAACATTTGCCTGGAGGATGGTCATTTAAAGCGATGCCGCCCAGTGGATATAAACTCTGTGTTTTTGGTATAAATCGCCAAATTAAAGCGGCGTCCCCTGGAGCCATGATGAGGGTGAGTCAGTTAAAGAGGCATAGCCAGGGTTGAGATTGTTGCTCAAGGACACATTTAGTAACACAACACCATTAGTCCTCTATGTCAGGTTTGAAGCTCAGCTTACCCTTTCTCAACATTTTGTTGCACTGAGTCAAGCTTTTACTCTTCTGGGTTTAGAGacattctttttgtgatttaagCCAGTTTCTACTGGAAGACACCAGAAATATTGAACTTAtgcttctgatttttatttgtaaaaaagaaaattaaaggtgaagtattattttctttccacttcagaATTATACCCAATTTTGGGATgatctatcatataaaatcataatataaCACGTTAAGGTTTCTATTCTTtgcttcacaaaatgtaaaaaaaaaaaaaaaaaaaaaaagttcattcaGCATCAATACCTTCACCAGATACTGTAaggattattttaaattgtagaaAATCCTGTTTGAATTTCTATATTTGTTAACCTAATTTTGCTGACAGAAGCTCATATTTACACTTACTGGTGTTGATGAGGAACTGGTTTGAGACTCCGGGATGGTCCACATCATGAATTGCACTGGCGAAGATGGCAGCGAGGATCTCAAGGTCTGTGAACACAGCCTGAGAGGAGAAAAAGCGGAGCACAGGCAGGGGGAAGGAGAGAACATTGATTAGACTTCGAGTAGAGAGGGGTTTGATTGAAGCCGACTCTAAAAAGCATGCGATGTGTGTTTATGAGGAGACATCTGAAAACGTCTGTGCACGCAAGTTTTACCTCAAGGGCGGGGGTGGATAGCAGCACGTGAGTTGACTGGGTGACATCAGCAGCATGGATGTTGTTATGGTAGGCCACATCGGCATGATAATGGTCTTCTAAGGTCATCAGGTATGTTATAAAGATGTCGAGTGGAATTTTGAACGTTTTTAACAAGTCTCTCtcctgaaagtaaaaaaaaaaaagatcaagaaacagaaagcatttcttttaaagGGACTAAGATTGTGTATGTTTATGTGAGAAATGTATGTTCATTTCTCATTAGAATATGAGAAAATTCTCATATTCTAAAATATGAGAATTTCTCATATTCTTGGGTAAGTATCAGAATATTTACCTGAAATATTGTGTACATCATTACTGTCAGTGGCCGATTCCCAGAGAattctgagattttaaaaacattaaggcCCCATTTGTTCACATGTTCCAGCTCCTACAGAAAGATTTAGAGACATAATCAGAACATGTTTAAGTGTGTGCCATGCCGGGGCTGTTTCCACCAGTTTCTGTGAACATGCAAACACACCTTTGCCAGCTCATCCTCAGTCTCCGTCTTGACGCCGAAGCGTGGGATGTTTGAGTTTGTGAGGCTGGAAGAGTGTTGCAGTTTTTTCACTCCGCTGATCTGAGACATGGGCttgttcttcttctccttctctttctgtgtCTGCGGGGACGGCATCTCCACCTCATGTTGTTTGTCTGCGCCGTAAGTGAGTTGATTGTGAGAACAACTATTAaggtcttttttaaaatttttatccaAGTAACTCCTGAGTCATCACTCACCGAGAAACGTGCTGGAGATGAATTCAGACACTTGGTTCCCAGATCGGCTCATCTCTG
This window encodes:
- the pde4d gene encoding cAMP-specific 3',5'-cyclic phosphodiesterase 4D isoform X2; its protein translation is MQKDDRSGDDSQRESVSDESSDSPEPGPVTCMEPFMVRRLSCRTVQLPPLAFRQAEQYYFDRKPEPDTVTVPPRPTTLPLRAPPLIAITSADTTSFDVDNGTSSGRSPLDPMASPGSGLILQANFVHSQRRESFLYRSDSDYDLSPKSMSRNSSIASDIHGDDMIVTPFAQVLASLRTVRNNFGALTNLQQDRASNKRSPMCNPPPITKTTFTEEAYQKLATETLEELDWCLDQLETLQTRHSVSEMASNKFKRMLNRELTHLSEMSRSGNQVSEFISSTFLDKQHEVEMPSPQTQKEKEKKNKPMSQISGVKKLQHSSSLTNSNIPRFGVKTETEDELAKELEHVNKWGLNVFKISEFSGNRPLTVMMYTIFQERDLLKTFKIPLDIFITYLMTLEDHYHADVAYHNNIHAADVTQSTHVLLSTPALEAVFTDLEILAAIFASAIHDVDHPGVSNQFLINTNSELALMYNDSSVLENHHLAVGFKLLQEENCDIFQNLTKKQRQSLRKMVIDIVLATDMSKHMNLLADLKTMVETKKVTSSGVLLLDNYSDRIQVLQNMVHCADLSNPTKPLQLYRQWTDRIMEEFFSQGDRERERGMEISPMCDKHNASVEKSQVGFIDYIVHPLWETWADLVHPDAQDILDTLEDNREWYQSTIPQSPSPALDKPEDGTRPPGADKFQFELTLEEDGESDTEKDSGSQPEEEEEEEEENSCTDSKTLCTQDSESTEIPLDEQVGEEDDDDDEEGDAEEEGETPCSEPCVADEEVAEDEEEKKSPDT
- the pde4d gene encoding cAMP-specific 3',5'-cyclic phosphodiesterase 4D isoform X5 codes for the protein MKPGQSPGLRCDRSMMHLSQFPVRRHSWICFDVDNGTSSGRSPLDPMASPGSGLILQANFVHSQRRESFLYRSDSDYDLSPKSMSRNSSIASDIHGDDMIVTPFAQVLASLRTVRNNFGALTNLQQDRASNKRSPMCNPPPITKTTFTEEAYQKLATETLEELDWCLDQLETLQTRHSVSEMASNKFKRMLNRELTHLSEMSRSGNQVSEFISSTFLDKQHEVEMPSPQTQKEKEKKNKPMSQISGVKKLQHSSSLTNSNIPRFGVKTETEDELAKELEHVNKWGLNVFKISEFSGNRPLTVMMYTIFQERDLLKTFKIPLDIFITYLMTLEDHYHADVAYHNNIHAADVTQSTHVLLSTPALEAVFTDLEILAAIFASAIHDVDHPGVSNQFLINTNSELALMYNDSSVLENHHLAVGFKLLQEENCDIFQNLTKKQRQSLRKMVIDIVLATDMSKHMNLLADLKTMVETKKVTSSGVLLLDNYSDRIQVLQNMVHCADLSNPTKPLQLYRQWTDRIMEEFFSQGDRERERGMEISPMCDKHNASVEKSQVGFIDYIVHPLWETWADLVHPDAQDILDTLEDNREWYQSTIPQSPSPALDKPEDGTRPPGADKFQFELTLEEDGESDTEKDSGSQPEEEEEEEEENSCTDSKTLCTQDSESTEIPLDEQVGEEDDDDDEEGDAEEEGETPCSEPCVADEEVAEDEEEKKSPDT
- the pde4d gene encoding cAMP-specific 3',5'-cyclic phosphodiesterase 4D isoform X4; translated protein: MEPFMVRRLSCRTVQLPPLAFRQAEQYYFDRKPEPDTVTVPPRPTTLPLRAPPLIAITSADTTSFDVDNGTSSGRSPLDPMASPGSGLILQANFVHSQRRESFLYRSDSDYDLSPKSMSRNSSIASDIHGDDMIVTPFAQVLASLRTVRNNFGALTNLQQDRASNKRSPMCNPPPITKTTFTEEAYQKLATETLEELDWCLDQLETLQTRHSVSEMASNKFKRMLNRELTHLSEMSRSGNQVSEFISSTFLDKQHEVEMPSPQTQKEKEKKNKPMSQISGVKKLQHSSSLTNSNIPRFGVKTETEDELAKELEHVNKWGLNVFKISEFSGNRPLTVMMYTIFQERDLLKTFKIPLDIFITYLMTLEDHYHADVAYHNNIHAADVTQSTHVLLSTPALEAVFTDLEILAAIFASAIHDVDHPGVSNQFLINTNSELALMYNDSSVLENHHLAVGFKLLQEENCDIFQNLTKKQRQSLRKMVIDIVLATDMSKHMNLLADLKTMVETKKVTSSGVLLLDNYSDRIQVLQNMVHCADLSNPTKPLQLYRQWTDRIMEEFFSQGDRERERGMEISPMCDKHNASVEKSQVGFIDYIVHPLWETWADLVHPDAQDILDTLEDNREWYQSTIPQSPSPALDKPEDGTRPPGADKFQFELTLEEDGESDTEKDSGSQPEEEEEEEEENSCTDSKTLCTQDSESTEIPLDEQVGEEDDDDDEEGDAEEEGETPCSEPCVADEEVAEDEEEKKSPDT